The following coding sequences lie in one Arachis ipaensis cultivar K30076 chromosome B03, Araip1.1, whole genome shotgun sequence genomic window:
- the LOC107632968 gene encoding porphobilinogen deaminase, chloroplastic-like, with product MGLLIKLLFWLPQVQENFRGNVQTGLRKLNEGVDQATLLALAELKHLNMTKNVTSTLSIDDMLPAVVQGAIGIASRSNDDKMAEYIASLNHEETRLAVVCERAFLTTLDGSCRTPIVGYACRNEDGNCLFRGLVASPDGTHVLETSRVGPYAVEDIIEMDALDYNSVCSLHIIV from the exons ATGGG TCTTCTTATAAAACTATTGTTTTGGTTACCTCAGGTTCAGGAAAATTTTCGCGGCAATGTTCAAACAGGGTTGAGAAAACTCAATGAGGGGGTTGACCAAGCTACACTATTGGCATTAGCTGAACTCAAGCACTTAAACATGACAAAAAATGTGACTTCAACCCTATCAATTGATGACATGCTTCCGGCAGTTGTTCAAGGTGCAATTGGAATAGCCAGTAGAAGTAATGATGATAAAATG GCAGAATACATTGCTTCATTGAATCATGAAGAAACAAGATTGGCAGTTGTCTGTGAAAGGGCCTTCCTCACGACTTTGGATGGGTCTTGCCGCACTCCTATTGTCGGTTATGCTTGCAGAAATGAGGATGGTAATTGCTTGTTCCGAGGACTAGTTGCTTCACCAGATGGAACTCACG TTCTAGAGACATCGAGGGTTGGTCCATATGCTGTTGAAGATATAATTGAGATG GATGCCTTGGATTACAATTCTGTGTGTTCACTTCACATTATTGTTTAA